In Terriglobus sp. TAA 43, a single window of DNA contains:
- a CDS encoding MFS transporter, with amino-acid sequence MQTAIEDIADPPAEQVSWNDPRSWMRQYRFSRSFWTFFFAALFFDAGFGIYYFLFNLFLLNLHFQERSIGLINGALTLGSVACTLPAGMLARKYGVRPVMLVCLAIAPAVGILRTLFTQLPSQVALAILGGAAMCLWGVCFLPAIAGLTEENNSAAAFSLIFSVSVGTSALGGAFAAHLPAWMAAAGSTLQTWQIQRFILICASLLAAVAFVFAWRLQFPNEVRADDETMHGWKHLLHSSFLRRYVPLMAIWSAMIAAFVPFANVYLTNSLHMSLSRIGTVFLLSQMVQLCSGLVTAPLFRSLGLQRGIAATQLVTGALLLLLALTHTVNVATTLYLCFSAAQWMSSPGMYNLLMRGTPERERSTAASAVMFGNALVSSGATVLAGIGFASFGYAWMFVLLGAVAVGVALCTVTLLRLPQEAKA; translated from the coding sequence ATGCAAACTGCAATTGAAGACATCGCAGATCCACCAGCAGAACAAGTCTCGTGGAATGATCCTCGTTCGTGGATGCGACAGTACCGTTTCAGTCGCAGCTTCTGGACCTTCTTCTTTGCTGCATTGTTCTTCGATGCTGGCTTTGGTATTTATTACTTCCTGTTCAATCTGTTCCTCCTCAATCTGCATTTTCAGGAGCGTTCCATCGGGCTGATCAATGGCGCGCTGACACTCGGATCCGTAGCCTGCACGCTGCCTGCGGGCATGTTGGCCAGGAAGTATGGCGTTCGTCCAGTAATGCTGGTTTGCCTTGCGATAGCACCTGCCGTTGGCATTCTACGAACACTTTTCACGCAGCTGCCTTCTCAGGTTGCCCTCGCGATTCTCGGCGGTGCGGCAATGTGCCTTTGGGGCGTTTGCTTTCTGCCTGCCATCGCCGGGCTCACGGAAGAGAACAATAGCGCAGCCGCCTTCAGCCTCATCTTTTCTGTCAGCGTTGGTACAAGTGCCCTTGGCGGCGCATTCGCAGCACATCTGCCTGCATGGATGGCTGCTGCGGGATCAACGCTCCAGACATGGCAGATTCAGCGCTTTATTCTAATCTGCGCTTCACTGCTTGCAGCCGTTGCATTTGTGTTCGCGTGGAGGCTGCAGTTCCCCAATGAAGTTCGCGCTGACGACGAAACGATGCATGGATGGAAGCACCTGCTCCACAGCTCATTCCTGCGGCGTTATGTTCCATTAATGGCGATCTGGTCCGCAATGATTGCGGCCTTTGTTCCATTTGCAAATGTGTATCTCACCAACAGTCTGCACATGAGCCTCAGTCGCATTGGAACAGTCTTTCTCCTGTCGCAGATGGTGCAACTGTGCTCTGGACTGGTGACAGCACCATTGTTTCGATCGCTTGGACTGCAACGTGGGATTGCGGCTACACAACTGGTGACGGGCGCATTGCTATTGCTGCTCGCGTTGACACATACAGTGAACGTGGCGACCACACTTTACCTCTGCTTCTCCGCGGCGCAATGGATGAGTTCGCCAGGCATGTACAACCTGCTGATGCGCGGTACACCCGAGCGTGAACGCAGCACGGCAGCGTCTGCAGTGATGTTCGGCAATGCGCTGGTCTCATCTGGAGCGACGGTACTTGCTGGGATCGGCTTTGCCAGCTTCGGCTATGCATGGATGTTTGTGTTGCTGGGTGCCGTCGCTGTCGGTGTCGCTCTCTGCACGGTTACGCTGCTCCGTCTTCCGCAGGAGGCAAAGGCGTGA
- a CDS encoding HPr kinase/phosphorylase, whose product MAEMMSVEEIEAACNASRPLDFARHPLEGPELKHHAKASPYGFPARLRSNSAKALSLYQEAWKAFPRKFDTPEIHVDVTVVPGDGVECPPTPNFRILLPLMISMADADNYSVIDLERNTTTVVISEAAMRHPLYATYFFLEHAASCHITNRYVTPVHAGCVEWAGSGVLLCGDSGAGKSTLSYACARAGFGYISDDASFLLRGLGGRIALGNPYKVRLRPEAARFFPEMRDLPITPRAAGKPSIEVAASAGIRSCAETRVNHIVFLNRRSGREQLSSYRADIARSFFRQTAWGVPAQQQERDRDVEGLLTAQLHELHYSDLDWAVHRLRKLAEESL is encoded by the coding sequence ATGGCAGAGATGATGAGCGTGGAAGAGATTGAGGCGGCCTGCAATGCATCGCGGCCGCTTGATTTCGCCCGACATCCGTTAGAAGGGCCAGAGTTGAAGCATCATGCGAAAGCCAGCCCATATGGATTTCCAGCGCGTCTTCGCAGCAATTCCGCAAAGGCTCTCTCTCTATATCAAGAGGCATGGAAGGCGTTTCCCCGGAAATTCGATACACCCGAGATTCACGTGGATGTTACCGTCGTGCCCGGTGACGGCGTGGAGTGTCCTCCTACTCCGAATTTTCGAATCCTGTTGCCGTTGATGATCTCCATGGCGGATGCGGACAACTACAGCGTCATTGATCTTGAACGAAACACCACAACAGTCGTGATAAGTGAAGCTGCAATGCGGCATCCGCTGTATGCCACATACTTCTTCCTGGAGCACGCTGCATCGTGTCATATCACGAATCGCTATGTGACGCCGGTGCACGCGGGCTGTGTGGAGTGGGCTGGAAGCGGCGTACTGTTGTGCGGCGATAGCGGCGCAGGGAAGTCCACGCTTTCATACGCATGTGCGCGCGCAGGCTTTGGATACATCAGTGACGACGCGTCGTTCCTTCTGCGAGGTTTGGGTGGTCGCATAGCGCTGGGCAACCCGTACAAAGTGCGATTGCGTCCGGAAGCTGCGCGATTTTTTCCCGAGATGCGTGACCTTCCCATCACTCCGCGCGCGGCGGGCAAGCCTTCGATTGAGGTTGCAGCCTCAGCGGGGATTCGATCCTGCGCGGAGACCCGCGTCAATCACATCGTCTTCCTCAATCGTCGCAGTGGCCGCGAACAGTTGAGTAGTTATCGCGCGGACATCGCGCGTAGTTTCTTCCGGCAGACTGCGTGGGGTGTGCCCGCGCAGCAGCAGGAACGTGATCGTGATGTTGAAGGACTGCTAACTGCTCAGTTGCACGAGTTGCACTACAGCGATCTTGATTGGGCCGTGCATCGGTTGCGGAAGTTGGCGGAGGAAAGCCTGTGA
- the eutC gene encoding ethanolamine ammonia-lyase subunit EutC — protein sequence MERSLVNSESWSSLSEWTSARIALGRVGVSLPTNPLLDFNMDHARARDAVHAALDVTALSAQLREHGFIAKQANSKAKDRSEYLRRPDLGRQLNPECLASLKEDDAPSIRRITIVVADGLSALAPSLHALPMLTRLRDALPDWELDPVLATQARVALADDIGELRHANISLIFIGERPGLKSPDSLGAYLTYAPRRGRTDAERNCVSNIRPAGLSYDEAAFRLAHLIQSAYALGASGTQLKDDSDSIPPMLESA from the coding sequence GTGGAACGCTCGCTTGTCAACTCGGAGTCATGGTCCTCGCTAAGCGAATGGACGTCTGCTCGTATTGCGTTAGGCCGGGTAGGAGTGAGTCTTCCCACCAATCCGTTGTTGGACTTCAACATGGATCATGCACGCGCACGCGATGCGGTTCATGCCGCACTTGACGTTACCGCCCTTTCTGCCCAATTGCGCGAACATGGATTCATTGCAAAGCAAGCAAATAGCAAAGCAAAGGATCGTTCGGAATACCTACGCCGCCCTGATCTCGGACGTCAGTTGAATCCAGAATGCCTAGCGTCGCTTAAAGAGGATGATGCGCCGTCTATCAGGCGCATCACGATTGTGGTTGCGGACGGGCTCTCGGCACTTGCACCCAGCTTGCATGCATTGCCCATGCTCACGCGCCTGCGTGATGCTCTTCCTGATTGGGAACTGGATCCTGTGCTCGCAACACAAGCACGCGTTGCACTCGCGGATGACATTGGCGAGCTGCGACACGCGAACATTTCCCTTATTTTTATCGGAGAACGGCCCGGCCTGAAATCACCCGACAGCCTGGGCGCCTATCTGACCTATGCGCCGCGTCGCGGTCGCACCGACGCCGAGCGAAACTGTGTCTCAAACATCCGCCCCGCAGGCCTTTCCTATGACGAAGCGGCCTTCCGGCTGGCACATCTCATTCAGTCAGCCTACGCACTCGGAGCCAGCGGCACGCAATTAAAAGATGACAGCGATTCCATCCCACCGATGCTTGAATCCGCCTAG
- the eat gene encoding ethanolamine permease, translating to MEEHSHLKATLNTWQLWGIAVGLVISGEYFGWSYGWASAGTLGFLITTALVATMYGTFIFSFTELTTSIPNAGGPFAYAQRAFGPLGGYIAGIATLIEFVFAPPAIALAIGAYLNVQFPSLSPKLAATIAYLVFMTINIVGVQIAASFELFITLLAIAELLVFMAVVAPGFHLSNFLSGGWSGKDHLTIGTLHGMFTAVPFAIWFFLAIEGVAMAAEEAKNPARSIPRAYLGGIATLLVLALGVMVMAGGAGDWRLLANINDPLPQAMKMIVGSSSGWLHMLVWLGLFGLIASLHGIIFGYSRQIYALARADYLPEVFGKIHPRFKTPWVAILAGGIVGIAAIYSDSWLVIAGQPLTANIVTMSVIGALVMYATSMLALFRLRKTEPDMPRPFRIRLYPFAPLWTLLGVLVCLASVVYYNRLIATIFLATVIAGYLMLRVTGRIGAERNASRG from the coding sequence ATGGAAGAGCATTCTCATCTGAAGGCGACACTGAACACGTGGCAACTGTGGGGCATCGCCGTCGGCCTTGTCATTTCCGGCGAATACTTCGGATGGAGTTACGGCTGGGCAAGCGCAGGCACACTTGGATTTCTCATCACCACGGCGTTGGTGGCCACCATGTATGGCACCTTCATCTTCAGTTTTACAGAGCTCACGACTTCGATTCCTAACGCAGGTGGCCCGTTTGCTTATGCGCAACGAGCGTTCGGCCCACTTGGCGGATACATCGCCGGCATCGCAACGCTCATTGAGTTCGTCTTCGCACCACCAGCGATCGCGTTGGCCATTGGCGCCTATCTGAATGTGCAGTTCCCTTCACTGTCGCCCAAGCTTGCTGCCACCATTGCATATCTGGTCTTCATGACGATCAACATTGTTGGTGTACAGATTGCGGCCAGCTTTGAACTCTTCATCACGCTGCTTGCCATTGCAGAATTGCTTGTCTTCATGGCTGTGGTCGCTCCGGGCTTCCACCTGTCCAACTTTCTTTCCGGTGGATGGTCCGGCAAGGATCACCTGACAATTGGCACGCTGCATGGCATGTTCACCGCAGTCCCTTTTGCGATCTGGTTCTTCCTTGCGATTGAAGGCGTGGCAATGGCGGCAGAAGAAGCCAAGAACCCTGCCCGCTCCATTCCACGCGCGTATCTGGGTGGCATTGCAACATTGCTGGTGCTGGCGCTTGGAGTCATGGTGATGGCAGGTGGCGCGGGTGACTGGCGTCTGCTTGCAAACATCAACGATCCGTTGCCACAGGCTATGAAGATGATTGTGGGCTCCTCCAGCGGATGGCTTCATATGCTGGTGTGGCTCGGCCTGTTTGGGCTGATCGCATCGCTGCACGGCATTATCTTCGGCTATTCCCGACAGATTTACGCTTTGGCGCGCGCTGATTATCTTCCGGAGGTCTTCGGAAAGATTCATCCCCGATTCAAGACGCCCTGGGTTGCGATTCTTGCGGGTGGCATCGTGGGTATTGCGGCCATCTACAGCGATTCATGGCTTGTGATCGCGGGACAACCACTTACCGCAAACATTGTTACCATGTCCGTAATCGGTGCCTTGGTTATGTACGCCACCAGCATGCTCGCTCTTTTTCGCCTTCGCAAGACAGAACCAGACATGCCGAGACCCTTTCGCATTCGACTGTACCCGTTTGCCCCTCTTTGGACATTGCTGGGTGTCTTGGTCTGCCTGGCAAGCGTTGTGTATTACAACCGCTTGATTGCGACGATCTTTCTTGCTACGGTCATCGCGGGATACCTCATGCTGCGTGTGACAGGACGTATTGGGGCTGAACGCAACGCTTCGCGAGGCTGA
- a CDS encoding glycerophosphodiester phosphodiesterase family protein, whose amino-acid sequence MKRIFILLFVVASVTVCAQSRHVDLYCHRTANKDVPENTLESLEMAALSGCDVIEVDVRRTMDGVLILNHDGFTERLTDGVGEVETSLYDDLATREAGAWMGGRWSGMHIVRFDDALTFARAHGVRLILDVKVKGTGADILAAVDRASMRDRVRFGGEVDDIRDRLPKQTGAPESWVQPNATAKQIDSLHRDGKRVIVNFSANAHEMDLDAMHAAVANGADGINVDYVRLGADAVGRPVEATVAALSRTASSGDSQHRLEAIALLPHFYGVPLTESFASWLLDVDPRVSRAAAVALVTMRPRPNPHIFDKALRSKDAHVQANAAWGVGALRGPSSMLVPLLHSNDPIVLEEALVALARTPGNVPAEQLLPLLHHKDTAVCGAAASALAAHDPAMAQRILPARLRLEVKETLARYDAWTKRGQPTLTETEIKTITDHYRSQMKMLQAIGSLKGEPSLVALEEQAFHPGADFTQTLSQVAGFQLWDRIADQPEDAVRQLGSSNAGVADRAEWMLTMADDRVGPAVRSALRDANPAIRQRAIRIVAFRADSDALHQLQSMREPEAVWAAEKIHQAHAALP is encoded by the coding sequence GTGAAGCGGATATTTATTCTTCTATTTGTAGTAGCCTCTGTAACCGTGTGCGCACAGAGTCGTCATGTCGATCTGTACTGTCACCGCACAGCTAATAAGGATGTCCCTGAGAACACTCTTGAGTCGCTGGAAATGGCGGCACTCTCAGGTTGCGATGTGATTGAGGTCGACGTTCGCAGGACGATGGACGGTGTCCTGATTTTGAACCATGACGGCTTCACAGAACGACTGACGGATGGCGTAGGTGAGGTGGAGACGTCCCTCTACGATGATCTGGCAACACGCGAAGCAGGTGCGTGGATGGGTGGTCGCTGGAGCGGTATGCATATCGTTCGCTTTGATGATGCGCTCACGTTCGCTCGCGCTCATGGCGTACGTTTGATCCTCGATGTGAAGGTGAAGGGAACAGGCGCGGATATCCTGGCCGCTGTCGATCGCGCATCCATGCGGGATCGTGTTCGCTTCGGCGGAGAAGTGGATGATATTCGCGACCGGCTACCGAAACAGACGGGTGCTCCCGAGTCGTGGGTTCAACCAAATGCCACTGCGAAACAGATTGATTCATTACATCGCGACGGAAAACGCGTCATCGTAAATTTCTCTGCGAACGCACATGAGATGGACTTGGACGCAATGCATGCCGCAGTGGCGAACGGAGCAGATGGCATTAATGTTGATTATGTTCGCCTGGGCGCGGACGCAGTCGGCAGACCAGTGGAGGCAACGGTAGCTGCGCTGTCACGAACGGCTTCATCCGGAGACAGTCAACATCGCCTGGAAGCGATTGCACTTCTGCCGCACTTCTACGGCGTACCGCTTACTGAGAGTTTCGCATCATGGCTGCTGGATGTAGATCCACGTGTTTCGCGTGCTGCAGCCGTCGCATTGGTAACAATGCGTCCCCGACCAAACCCACATATTTTCGACAAGGCACTTCGCTCGAAAGACGCACATGTTCAAGCAAACGCTGCGTGGGGAGTCGGTGCATTGCGTGGTCCTTCATCCATGTTGGTCCCGTTGCTACACAGTAACGATCCTATTGTGTTGGAAGAAGCATTGGTGGCGTTGGCGCGTACGCCGGGCAACGTACCTGCGGAACAGTTACTACCTCTGCTTCACCATAAGGACACTGCCGTGTGCGGAGCCGCAGCATCAGCGCTAGCGGCTCACGACCCTGCGATGGCACAACGCATTCTACCCGCACGACTCCGTCTTGAAGTGAAGGAGACGCTTGCACGATACGATGCGTGGACAAAGCGTGGGCAACCGACGCTGACAGAGACAGAAATCAAGACGATCACTGATCACTACCGATCGCAGATGAAGATGCTGCAGGCCATCGGCTCTCTAAAGGGTGAGCCGTCGCTCGTAGCGTTGGAGGAACAAGCCTTCCATCCCGGAGCAGACTTCACGCAGACACTCTCTCAGGTGGCAGGCTTTCAATTGTGGGACCGAATTGCAGATCAGCCAGAGGACGCGGTGCGCCAATTGGGGTCCAGTAATGCCGGAGTTGCAGACCGAGCGGAGTGGATGCTGACGATGGCCGACGATCGCGTAGGACCGGCGGTACGCAGCGCCCTGCGCGATGCAAATCCTGCTATACGGCAACGCGCCATACGGATTGTGGCATTTCGAGCTGACTCTGACGCATTGCATCAGCTCCAGTCAATGCGCGAGCCGGAGGCTGTGTGGGCGGCCGAGAAGATTCACCAGGCTCATGCGGCATTACCTTGA
- a CDS encoding helix-turn-helix domain-containing protein — MPASTGKAALSYSPERAEVYACASDDANAQARSLQGWSQLYDQISPGSFHGAIEGICTDSLHVFREATNARLRQSCVVKSDAWWFGIPVREDVSFRLDARMIPCGEIAIRRGNQVFELMTPESFEIFGIVVERKKLEEHLRLFQDVTPPGDRDDLLRAAPHLRTRLRMLLHELLSQTLLYPEVAQSANAREAMEQSLMDAVADACRERSASTEVSRAERQQAILVRDVREYLLSLDDRVASVPELCRNFNISRRTLQYAFEQVLGMGPNAYLKLLRLNGVRRDLSKRSALMKSVQQVAADWGFWHLSQFSKDYKQHFLELPSLTLKRTQDARLR; from the coding sequence ATGCCAGCTTCTACCGGGAAGGCTGCGTTGTCATATTCGCCCGAAAGGGCGGAGGTGTATGCGTGTGCGTCAGACGACGCAAATGCGCAAGCGCGTAGCCTGCAGGGTTGGTCGCAGCTCTACGACCAGATCTCCCCGGGGAGCTTTCACGGCGCAATAGAAGGTATCTGCACCGACTCGCTCCATGTGTTTCGCGAGGCTACAAACGCCCGTCTGCGCCAGTCGTGCGTTGTGAAGTCTGATGCTTGGTGGTTCGGCATTCCCGTGCGAGAAGATGTGTCGTTTCGTCTGGACGCACGTATGATCCCGTGCGGTGAGATTGCGATTCGCCGCGGAAATCAGGTGTTTGAACTCATGACACCTGAGTCGTTTGAGATCTTCGGCATCGTGGTGGAACGAAAAAAACTGGAAGAACACCTTCGGCTGTTTCAGGATGTCACTCCTCCCGGCGATCGCGACGATCTACTACGAGCGGCGCCGCACTTGAGAACGCGCCTGCGCATGCTCTTGCATGAACTGCTTTCACAAACACTGCTCTACCCGGAAGTTGCACAGAGTGCGAACGCAAGGGAGGCGATGGAGCAATCGTTGATGGATGCTGTTGCGGACGCGTGTCGCGAGCGTAGTGCAAGTACTGAAGTGAGCAGGGCAGAGCGCCAGCAGGCGATTCTCGTCCGCGATGTCCGCGAATACCTGCTGAGCCTTGATGACCGTGTTGCGTCTGTTCCCGAGCTTTGTCGAAACTTCAATATCAGTCGCCGCACACTGCAGTATGCGTTTGAACAAGTGTTGGGGATGGGACCAAACGCATACTTGAAACTGCTGCGATTGAATGGCGTGCGGCGCGATTTGAGCAAGCGCAGCGCGCTGATGAAGTCTGTTCAACAGGTTGCGGCAGACTGGGGTTTCTGGCATCTCAGCCAGTTCTCAAAGGACTACAAGCAGCACTTTCTGGAACTACCTTCCCTCACATTGAAGCGCACGCAGGATGCCCGCTTAAGATGA
- a CDS encoding ethanolamine ammonia-lyase subunit EutB, whose protein sequence is MSFAHTIQGTRYGFADLKDLLAKASPARSGDDLAGVAAESEIVRAAARYALADVPLKHFLQEAVIPYEQDDVTRLIVDTHDQDAFAPVAHLTVGQLREWLLQETQTPESLGAVSRGLTPEMVAAVSKLMRNQDLILAASRCKVVTRFRSTIGLPGTMSVRLQPNHPTDDAKGILASTIDGLLYGCGDAVIGINPATDSVSSSIRLLQLLDDFRLRFNAPVQTCVLTHVTNTMEAIKRGAPVDLVFQSIAGTQKANESFGISLSMLREAEEAALSLKRGTIGTDCMYFETGQGSALSASANFCVDQQTCEARAYAVARMCKPLLVNTVVGFIGPEYLYDSKQIIRAGLEDHFCGKLLGLPMGCDVCYTNHAEADQDDMDTLLTLLGVAGVNFIIGVPGADDIMLNYQSTSFHDALYVRSVLGLKRAPEFEEWLSEMQIVDANGRFVLSSPSLARMLPLAGE, encoded by the coding sequence ATGAGCTTTGCTCACACAATTCAGGGAACACGGTATGGCTTTGCAGATTTGAAAGATCTTCTTGCGAAGGCTTCTCCTGCGCGCTCTGGCGACGATCTCGCTGGCGTGGCCGCGGAGTCTGAGATCGTTCGAGCAGCGGCGCGGTATGCGCTTGCCGACGTTCCGTTGAAGCACTTTCTTCAAGAGGCCGTTATCCCCTATGAACAGGATGATGTAACCCGGCTCATTGTTGACACACACGATCAGGATGCCTTCGCTCCCGTTGCGCATCTGACCGTGGGGCAGCTTCGCGAATGGCTCTTGCAGGAAACGCAAACACCGGAATCACTTGGAGCGGTCAGCCGCGGACTGACGCCGGAGATGGTCGCCGCAGTCTCCAAGTTGATGCGTAACCAGGATCTGATTCTTGCCGCTAGCCGCTGCAAAGTTGTGACACGTTTTCGATCCACCATCGGACTGCCCGGTACGATGTCTGTCCGCTTACAACCCAACCATCCTACCGATGATGCGAAGGGCATTCTTGCATCCACCATCGATGGTCTCTTGTACGGCTGTGGAGACGCCGTCATTGGCATCAATCCAGCAACTGACAGCGTGTCGTCAAGCATACGGCTTCTGCAACTGCTGGACGACTTTCGTCTTCGCTTCAACGCACCTGTGCAAACATGCGTTCTTACGCATGTCACGAACACCATGGAAGCGATAAAACGTGGCGCCCCGGTTGACCTTGTGTTCCAGTCCATCGCGGGAACGCAGAAGGCAAACGAGTCATTCGGTATTTCGCTCTCCATGTTGCGTGAGGCTGAAGAGGCTGCGCTTTCGCTGAAGCGTGGCACCATCGGCACGGATTGTATGTATTTTGAAACGGGCCAGGGCAGCGCACTTTCCGCATCTGCAAACTTTTGTGTGGATCAGCAAACGTGTGAAGCGCGAGCGTACGCCGTGGCTCGTATGTGTAAGCCATTGCTTGTGAATACCGTGGTTGGCTTCATCGGTCCGGAGTATCTCTACGACAGCAAACAGATCATTCGCGCTGGCCTTGAGGATCACTTCTGCGGAAAACTGCTGGGCCTGCCGATGGGATGTGACGTGTGCTACACCAATCACGCCGAAGCGGATCAAGACGACATGGACACTTTGCTCACGCTGCTTGGAGTGGCGGGAGTAAACTTCATCATCGGTGTTCCGGGTGCGGATGACATCATGCTGAATTATCAAAGCACATCGTTCCACGATGCCCTGTACGTTCGCAGCGTGCTGGGGTTGAAGCGTGCGCCTGAATTCGAAGAATGGCTCAGCGAGATGCAGATAGTGGATGCCAACGGGCGATTCGTTTTATCCAGCCCAAGCCTTGCCCGCATGCTTCCGTTGGCAGGTGAGTGA